In one Neobacillus sp. CF12 genomic region, the following are encoded:
- the hslO gene encoding Hsp33 family molecular chaperone HslO, with product MTDYLVKALAYDGQIRAYAVRTTEVVSEAQRRHGTWRTASAALGRSLTAGVMMGAMLKGEDKLTIKIDGGGPIGVILVDSNAKGDVRGYVSNPQVDFEANEQGKLDVRRAVGTEGTLSVVKDTGLRDFFSGLVPIVSGELGEDFTYYFATSEQVPSSVGVGVLVNPDDTILAAGGFIFQLMPGIKDETITEVEERLKTIPPISKLVKQGLTPEEILEKLFGKNKVNVLEKMPVQFNCVCSKNRFADAIVGLGQGEIEAMIVEDGQAEAHCHFCNERYLFTKEELEELKIQAK from the coding sequence ATGACTGATTATTTAGTAAAAGCTTTGGCCTATGACGGACAAATTAGAGCTTATGCTGTGCGTACAACCGAAGTGGTTTCTGAAGCACAGCGAAGACATGGAACATGGCGTACTGCCTCTGCAGCTCTAGGGCGCTCACTAACGGCTGGTGTTATGATGGGAGCAATGTTAAAGGGTGAAGACAAGCTCACTATAAAGATTGATGGTGGCGGCCCAATTGGTGTTATCTTAGTCGATAGTAATGCAAAAGGGGATGTGCGCGGCTACGTCTCAAATCCGCAGGTTGACTTTGAAGCAAATGAGCAAGGAAAGCTCGATGTCCGCCGTGCGGTCGGCACTGAGGGCACACTGTCTGTTGTTAAGGATACTGGTCTAAGAGACTTCTTCTCGGGTCTAGTACCAATTGTCTCCGGCGAATTAGGGGAAGACTTTACTTATTACTTTGCAACTTCGGAACAGGTGCCTTCTTCTGTTGGAGTAGGTGTCTTAGTAAATCCAGATGATACCATTCTTGCAGCAGGTGGATTTATCTTTCAATTAATGCCTGGGATAAAGGATGAAACGATTACCGAGGTGGAAGAGCGTTTAAAAACAATCCCTCCCATTTCAAAATTAGTAAAACAAGGTCTAACTCCCGAAGAAATTTTAGAAAAGTTGTTTGGAAAGAATAAGGTAAATGTCTTAGAAAAAATGCCTGTTCAATTTAACTGTGTCTGTTCAAAAAATCGGTTTGCAGATGCTATTGTTGGACTAGGGCAAGGTGAAATTGAGGCTATGATCGTGGAAGATGGACAGGCTGAGGCTCACTGCCACTTCTGTAATGAAAGATATCTATTTACAAAGGAAGAACTAGAGGAATTAAAGATCCAGGCAAAATAA
- a CDS encoding UvrB/UvrC motif-containing protein: MICQECNQRPAALHFTKIINGEKTEVNLCEKCAQEKGEMFMFTGGSGFTFNNLLAGLLNIDPTVQKQNQNTFHQEEVLQCNGCSMTFSQFIKVGRFGCAQCYETFKDQLPPVLRRLHSGNWSHSGKIPKRIGGGIHLKKQIETLKSELKELIHQEEFEKAAQIRDEIRTLEKDLPGSSRGGE; this comes from the coding sequence ATGATTTGCCAGGAATGTAATCAAAGGCCTGCAGCACTGCATTTTACAAAAATCATCAACGGTGAAAAAACCGAAGTAAATCTTTGCGAAAAGTGTGCCCAAGAAAAGGGCGAGATGTTCATGTTTACAGGGGGATCCGGCTTTACTTTTAATAACCTATTAGCAGGGTTACTAAATATTGATCCAACTGTTCAAAAGCAAAATCAAAATACATTTCATCAGGAAGAAGTTCTACAATGTAATGGATGTTCAATGACATTTTCACAGTTTATAAAGGTGGGGCGTTTTGGATGTGCACAGTGCTATGAAACATTTAAGGATCAACTTCCTCCAGTTTTAAGAAGACTTCATAGCGGGAATTGGTCACATAGCGGTAAAATACCAAAAAGGATTGGTGGAGGAATCCATCTAAAGAAACAAATTGAAACTCTTAAAAGTGAATTAAAAGAGTTAATTCACCAAGAGGAATTTGAAAAAGCTGCTCAGATTCGTGATGAAATTCGTACACTCGAAAAAGATTTACCGGGCAGCAGCAGGGGAGGGGAATAA
- a CDS encoding helix-turn-helix transcriptional regulator, with translation MEAEKWGRRIRAYRKLKGYTQESFAKELSVSVSIIGEIERGNRLPTGEMLKKIGQTLNITIEELSPNE, from the coding sequence ATGGAAGCGGAAAAATGGGGAAGACGTATTCGAGCATATCGGAAGCTAAAGGGTTATACTCAGGAAAGCTTCGCGAAGGAACTCAGTGTATCGGTATCGATTATTGGGGAGATTGAAAGAGGCAATCGCCTGCCTACAGGTGAGATGCTAAAGAAAATTGGTCAAACCCTAAATATTACCATAGAAGAACTATCACCGAATGAATAG
- the dusB gene encoding tRNA dihydrouridine synthase DusB, producing MLKIGNIEMKNQVVLAPMAGVCNSAFRLTVKEFGAGLVCAEMVSDKGIILKNEKTMNMLYIDEREKPLSLQIFGGEKKTLVEAAQFVDKNTNADIIDINMGCPVPKITKCDAGAKWLLDPDKIYEMVSAVVDAVEKPVTVKMRMGWDEDHIFAVKNAQAVERAGGQAVALHGRTRVQMYEGKANWDIIKEVKQSINIPLIGNGDVQTPQDAKRMLEETGCDGVMIGRAALGNPWMIYRTVQFLETGKLMGEPSVREKMDVCILHLDRLIALKNENVAVREMRKHAAWYLKGVKGNAKVRNAINECDTRDQLVTLLNDMVADVEEKESQITVG from the coding sequence ATGTTGAAAATCGGCAACATTGAAATGAAAAATCAAGTCGTTTTAGCACCAATGGCTGGTGTTTGTAACTCTGCCTTCCGTCTAACGGTTAAAGAGTTCGGTGCTGGTTTAGTTTGTGCGGAAATGGTCAGCGATAAAGGGATCATTTTAAAAAATGAAAAAACGATGAATATGCTATACATTGATGAACGTGAAAAGCCATTAAGTTTACAAATTTTTGGCGGCGAAAAGAAAACTCTTGTTGAGGCAGCACAATTTGTAGACAAAAATACAAATGCAGATATTATCGATATCAATATGGGTTGTCCAGTTCCAAAAATCACAAAATGTGACGCTGGGGCAAAATGGCTATTAGACCCGGATAAGATTTATGAAATGGTATCTGCAGTTGTCGATGCAGTAGAAAAGCCTGTAACTGTCAAAATGCGTATGGGCTGGGATGAAGATCATATTTTCGCCGTTAAGAATGCTCAAGCAGTAGAAAGAGCAGGAGGCCAAGCTGTTGCACTTCATGGACGTACACGTGTACAAATGTACGAAGGAAAAGCAAATTGGGATATTATAAAAGAAGTAAAGCAATCAATAAATATTCCATTAATCGGAAATGGTGATGTACAAACTCCACAAGATGCGAAAAGAATGCTTGAAGAAACCGGCTGCGATGGCGTTATGATCGGAAGAGCAGCTCTTGGTAATCCGTGGATGATTTATCGTACGGTTCAATTCCTTGAAACAGGTAAACTAATGGGTGAGCCTTCTGTTCGTGAAAAAATGGATGTGTGTATCTTGCATTTAGATCGTTTAATTGCTTTAAAAAATGAGAATGTAGCAGTTAGAGAAATGCGTAAACACGCGGCTTGGTATCTAAAAGGCGTTAAAGGCAATGCGAAAGTAAGAAATGCAATCAATGAGTGCGACACTCGTGACCAGTTGGTTACCTTGTTAAATGACATGGTTGCGGATGTAGAAGAGAAGGAAAGTCAAATAACTGTAGGCTAA
- the folP gene encoding dihydropteroate synthase, with product MGILNTTPDSFSDGGKYLDITQAVEHAKEMVENGADIIDIGGESTRPGYTVISEDEEIERVVPVIEAIAKHVNVPISIDTYKAKVAQKAIEAGAHIINDIWGAKADKDMAAIAAKYNVPIILMHNRHDRNYSFFIRNVLNDLYESINIVKQAGVKDEQIILDPGIGFAKDLQENILMMQNLDTLTALGYPVLLGTSKKSMIGQALDLPVNERMEGTGATVCYGIQKGCQIIRIHDVKEMSRMAKMMDVLMGKGVSIG from the coding sequence ATGGGGATTTTAAATACAACCCCTGATTCATTCTCCGATGGCGGGAAGTATCTCGACATTACTCAGGCTGTTGAGCATGCCAAAGAAATGGTTGAAAATGGTGCTGATATAATTGATATTGGGGGTGAATCAACCCGTCCAGGATATACAGTTATTTCGGAGGATGAAGAAATTGAGCGTGTCGTTCCAGTAATAGAAGCGATTGCTAAGCATGTGAATGTTCCTATTTCCATCGATACATATAAAGCTAAGGTAGCCCAAAAGGCGATTGAGGCAGGTGCTCATATTATTAATGATATTTGGGGTGCAAAGGCTGATAAAGATATGGCAGCTATTGCTGCAAAATACAATGTACCGATTATCCTTATGCATAATCGTCATGATCGCAATTATTCGTTTTTTATTAGAAACGTGCTAAATGATCTTTATGAGAGTATAAACATTGTAAAACAAGCCGGGGTTAAGGACGAACAAATCATTTTAGATCCGGGAATTGGTTTTGCTAAAGACCTTCAAGAAAACATATTGATGATGCAAAACTTAGATACGTTGACTGCTCTAGGCTATCCTGTACTTTTAGGCACTTCAAAAAAATCCATGATTGGACAAGCGCTTGACCTTCCGGTAAATGAAAGGATGGAAGGAACAGGGGCAACGGTATGTTATGGAATCCAAAAGGGATGTCAAATTATTCGTATACATGATGTTAAGGAAATGAGCAGAATGGCAAAAATGATGGATGTGTTAATGGGGAAGGGTGTCAGCATTGGATAA
- a CDS encoding type III pantothenate kinase yields MIFVFDVGNTNTVLGVYKGEELKYHWRIETNRNRTEDEFGMVVKSLFDASGLSFSEIDGIIISSVVPPIMFALERMCKKYFQLTPLVVGPGVKTGLNIKYENPREVGADRIVNAVAAIHEYGSPLIIVDFGTATTYCYINEHRQYMGGAIAPGIGISTEALYSRAAKLPRIEIARPEGVIGKNTVAAMQAGIVYGYVGQVEGIVRRMIDQSEQKPTVIATGGLSSLIAQESKIIDIVDPFLTLKGLQLIYKRNMENIRSSN; encoded by the coding sequence TTGATTTTCGTATTTGACGTAGGAAATACAAATACTGTTTTAGGTGTATATAAAGGTGAAGAACTTAAATATCACTGGCGAATAGAAACGAATCGTAACCGAACAGAAGATGAGTTTGGGATGGTGGTTAAGTCCCTTTTTGATGCTTCAGGTCTTTCGTTTTCTGAAATAGATGGAATTATTATTTCTTCTGTTGTGCCGCCTATCATGTTTGCTTTAGAAAGAATGTGCAAAAAGTACTTCCAACTCACTCCATTAGTAGTTGGACCTGGGGTGAAAACGGGGCTTAATATTAAATATGAAAACCCAAGAGAAGTTGGGGCGGATCGAATTGTTAATGCGGTAGCTGCTATTCATGAATATGGAAGCCCATTGATTATTGTTGATTTTGGTACAGCAACGACTTATTGCTATATCAACGAACATCGTCAATATATGGGTGGGGCTATTGCTCCAGGAATTGGCATCTCTACGGAGGCACTATATTCAAGGGCTGCAAAACTGCCTAGAATTGAAATCGCTCGTCCAGAAGGTGTAATTGGAAAAAACACAGTTGCTGCCATGCAGGCAGGAATTGTTTATGGATATGTGGGTCAAGTCGAGGGGATTGTTAGAAGGATGATAGACCAAAGTGAACAAAAACCGACAGTGATTGCAACTGGAGGATTATCTTCTTTAATAGCCCAAGAATCTAAAATTATTGATATTGTTGATCCGTTTTTAACTTTAAAAGGATTACAGCTAATCTATAAGAGAAATATGGAGAATATAAGAAGTAGCAACTAG
- a CDS encoding protein arginine kinase, producing MSLERFINQAVSSWMSEEGPDSDIVLSSRIRLARNFENYKFPTLFSHEEAQAIIAKMEEILLESNFSKFGQMELLKIDEIQPLQKRVLVEKHLISPNLAEDSPHGAVLLTENEEVSIMINEEDHIRIQCLFPGLQLEEALAAANEVDDWLESFVHFGFDEKYGYLTSCPTNVGTGLRASVMMHLPGLILTQQINRIIPAINQLGLVVRGIYGEGSEALGNIFQISNQITLGKSEEDICRDLKGVVSQLISQERSAREALRKTSNIQLEDRVFRSLGVLSNCRIIETKEAAKCLSDVRLGIDMGYIDHLPKNILNELMILTQPGFLQQYAGGHLRANERDIRRAALIRERLKMEQDKR from the coding sequence GTGTCGCTTGAACGTTTTATCAATCAAGCAGTCAGCTCGTGGATGAGCGAGGAGGGACCTGATTCAGATATCGTTCTTAGTTCCCGAATCCGTTTAGCCCGAAACTTTGAAAACTACAAATTTCCAACTTTATTTTCACATGAAGAAGCACAGGCCATTATTGCAAAAATGGAAGAAATACTGCTAGAATCAAATTTTTCTAAGTTTGGGCAAATGGAATTACTAAAAATCGATGAAATTCAGCCTCTTCAAAAAAGGGTTCTCGTCGAAAAGCATTTGATCAGTCCTAATCTAGCAGAGGATTCGCCACATGGAGCTGTACTATTAACCGAAAATGAAGAAGTTAGTATTATGATTAATGAAGAGGATCACATTCGGATTCAGTGTTTGTTTCCTGGGCTGCAATTGGAAGAAGCTTTGGCAGCAGCAAATGAAGTGGATGATTGGCTTGAGAGTTTTGTTCACTTTGGTTTCGATGAAAAGTATGGTTATCTAACAAGCTGTCCCACAAATGTAGGTACCGGTCTTCGTGCTTCGGTTATGATGCATTTGCCAGGGCTTATCTTGACTCAGCAGATTAATCGTATTATTCCGGCTATTAATCAACTAGGATTGGTTGTAAGAGGTATCTACGGCGAAGGGAGTGAGGCGCTCGGAAATATATTTCAAATTTCTAATCAAATTACTCTTGGAAAATCAGAAGAAGACATTTGTCGTGACTTAAAGGGAGTAGTCAGTCAGTTAATTTCACAAGAAAGGTCCGCTCGTGAAGCATTACGCAAAACTTCGAACATACAATTAGAAGATAGAGTGTTTCGATCTTTGGGCGTATTATCCAACTGCAGGATTATTGAAACAAAAGAGGCGGCAAAATGCCTATCTGATGTTCGCCTAGGAATTGATATGGGATACATTGATCATTTGCCTAAGAATATATTAAACGAATTGATGATTCTAACACAGCCTGGATTTTTACAGCAATATGCAGGCGGTCATTTAAGAGCAAATGAAAGAGATATAAGACGAGCAGCATTAATTCGAGAACGACTAAAAATGGAGCAGGATAAAAGGTGA
- a CDS encoding peptidyl-prolyl cis-trans isomerase has translation MRRKQLWLIIAALILLNCLTIVFFLSNRKDSTIDEVVATVGKGEITRQEWLNELESRYGKDVLEDMIDQKVINEMAAKYNIKVSEEDVEREYRILQTTYSSPGENKKTTEKKWKEHIRNSLLQDEILTRDVKVSNEEMKEYFENNKKLFTIPTAYHLSHIIVKSNDEAQKVIKELSQGSSFSALAMERSIEEFSANEGGDIGYIMEGEERYPAEYLETAKKLKEGAWSDPIQVEQGYAVVKLEGKMKGKKYSYEDVKQQIRREIALEQMKTSASTKTFWNEAKVDWFYGNKDTN, from the coding sequence TTGAGGAGAAAGCAGTTATGGCTGATAATTGCAGCACTTATTTTGTTGAACTGTCTAACGATTGTTTTTTTCCTTTCGAACAGGAAAGATTCAACGATTGATGAAGTCGTTGCAACTGTTGGGAAGGGCGAAATTACAAGGCAGGAATGGCTTAATGAATTGGAATCACGATACGGTAAAGATGTACTGGAAGACATGATTGATCAAAAAGTAATAAATGAAATGGCGGCCAAGTATAATATTAAGGTCTCCGAGGAAGATGTGGAACGCGAATATAGAATCCTCCAAACTACATATAGTTCGCCAGGAGAGAACAAAAAGACTACTGAGAAGAAGTGGAAAGAGCATATCCGAAATAGTCTTCTTCAAGATGAAATCCTAACTAGAGATGTAAAGGTTTCTAATGAAGAGATGAAGGAGTATTTTGAAAATAATAAGAAACTTTTTACGATTCCCACTGCCTATCATTTATCCCATATTATCGTGAAATCAAATGACGAAGCTCAAAAAGTCATTAAGGAATTATCGCAAGGCTCTAGTTTCTCAGCACTAGCGATGGAACGATCTATTGAGGAGTTTTCAGCAAATGAAGGCGGCGATATTGGATATATTATGGAGGGGGAAGAAAGGTATCCTGCTGAATATCTAGAAACGGCAAAGAAGTTAAAAGAAGGTGCCTGGAGTGATCCAATTCAAGTAGAACAAGGCTATGCTGTTGTGAAACTAGAAGGAAAAATGAAGGGAAAAAAATACTCTTATGAGGATGTTAAACAACAAATTCGCAGAGAAATCGCTTTAGAACAAATGAAAACTTCAGCCTCTACCAAAACATTTTGGAATGAAGCAAAAGTAGATTGGTTTTATGGAAATAAAGACACAAACTAA
- the lysS gene encoding lysine--tRNA ligase — MSQEELNDQLQVRRDKMNAMRERGLDPFGKRYDRSHNIKELVEQYAEVEKEDLEAENVAVTLAGRIMTKRGKGKAGFANIQDLTGQIQVYVRVDAIGTEAYEIFDSSDLGDIIGVKGTLFKTKVGELSVKVQEFEFLTKALRPLPDKFHGLKDVEQRYRQRYLDLIMSQESRSTFITRSKIIQSMRRYLDNHGYLEVETPMMHSIAGGASARPFITHHNALDMELYMRIAIELHLKRLIVGGLEKVYEIGRVFRNEGVSTRHNPEFTMIELYEAYADYQDIMSLTENLIAHIAKEVLGTTTVQYGEYEVNLEPEWKRLHMVDAIKEFTGVDFWKQMSVEEARQLAKEHGVEITEHMLYGHIVNEFFEQKVEEKLIQPTFIYGHPVEISPLAKKNEEDSRFTDRFELFIVAREHANAFTELNDPIDQRERFEAQLKEREQGNDEAHEMDEDFVEALEYGMPPTGGLGIGIDRLVMLLTNSPSIRDVLLFPLMRHR, encoded by the coding sequence ATGAGTCAGGAAGAATTAAATGACCAGTTGCAGGTCAGACGTGACAAAATGAATGCCATGCGTGAAAGAGGATTAGATCCATTTGGTAAACGCTATGATCGTTCTCATAATATTAAAGAATTAGTAGAGCAATATGCTGAAGTAGAAAAAGAAGACTTGGAAGCTGAAAATGTAGCTGTTACTCTTGCGGGTCGGATTATGACAAAACGTGGTAAGGGTAAAGCAGGCTTTGCTAATATACAAGATCTTACTGGGCAAATTCAAGTATACGTTAGAGTAGATGCAATTGGTACGGAAGCATATGAAATATTTGATTCATCTGATTTAGGAGACATCATCGGTGTAAAGGGTACTCTATTTAAAACTAAGGTCGGTGAACTTTCTGTTAAGGTTCAAGAGTTTGAGTTTTTAACCAAGGCTCTACGTCCGTTACCAGATAAATTCCACGGGTTAAAAGATGTAGAACAACGTTATCGCCAGCGTTACCTTGACTTAATTATGAGTCAAGAGAGCAGATCTACTTTTATTACCCGCAGTAAGATTATTCAATCTATGCGTCGTTACTTAGATAATCATGGTTATTTAGAGGTTGAAACACCAATGATGCACTCTATTGCTGGTGGTGCGTCTGCCCGACCGTTTATTACTCACCATAATGCGCTTGATATGGAACTATACATGCGGATTGCGATTGAACTACATTTAAAGCGACTAATCGTTGGCGGACTTGAGAAGGTTTATGAAATTGGCCGTGTTTTCCGTAACGAGGGTGTTTCTACTCGTCACAATCCGGAATTTACGATGATCGAGTTATACGAGGCCTATGCGGATTATCAGGATATTATGAGTCTAACTGAAAATCTAATTGCGCACATTGCTAAAGAAGTCTTAGGAACAACTACTGTCCAATACGGAGAATATGAAGTCAATCTTGAGCCAGAGTGGAAAAGACTACACATGGTTGACGCGATAAAAGAATTTACAGGGGTAGACTTCTGGAAACAAATGAGTGTGGAAGAGGCTCGTCAACTTGCAAAGGAACATGGAGTAGAAATTACCGAACATATGCTTTATGGTCATATTGTTAACGAATTCTTCGAGCAAAAGGTTGAAGAAAAGTTAATTCAACCAACTTTCATCTATGGTCATCCGGTTGAAATCTCTCCATTAGCTAAGAAAAATGAAGAAGATTCAAGATTTACAGATAGGTTTGAGTTATTTATCGTTGCTCGGGAACATGCAAATGCATTTACGGAGCTAAATGACCCTATTGATCAACGTGAACGTTTTGAAGCGCAATTAAAAGAGCGTGAACAGGGTAATGATGAAGCTCATGAAATGGACGAGGACTTTGTTGAAGCACTAGAATACGGAATGCCTCCTACAGGTGGATTAGGAATTGGAATCGATCGTCTCGTAATGCTATTAACAAACTCACCATCTATTCGTGATGTATTATTATTCCCGTTAATGCGTCATCGTTAA
- the cysK gene encoding cysteine synthase A, whose amino-acid sequence MVRVANSVAELVGQTPIVKLNRLVDENSAEVYLKLEYFNPGSSVKDRIALAMIEAAEEKGLIKPGVDTIIEPTSGNTGIGLAMIAAAKGYKAIFVMPETMSLERRNLLRAYGAELVLTPGPEGMKGAIAKANALAAENGYFVPQQFENEANPEVHRKTTGKEIVEQMDQLDAFISGIGTGGTITGAGEVLREKFPNVKIYAVEPTDSPILSGGKPGPHKIQGIGAGFVPAVLNTEVYDEVIQVQAEEAFTASRRAAKEEGILGGISSGAAIHAALEVAKKLGKGKKVLAIIPDNGERYLSTPLYQYEG is encoded by the coding sequence ATGGTACGTGTAGCAAATTCAGTTGCAGAATTAGTTGGTCAAACTCCTATTGTGAAATTAAACAGATTAGTAGATGAAAACAGCGCAGAGGTGTATTTAAAACTTGAATATTTTAACCCTGGCAGTAGTGTAAAAGACCGAATTGCTTTAGCTATGATTGAAGCAGCGGAGGAGAAGGGTTTAATTAAGCCTGGAGTCGATACGATTATTGAGCCTACAAGCGGAAATACAGGTATCGGTTTAGCTATGATTGCAGCAGCAAAAGGATACAAAGCAATTTTTGTTATGCCTGAGACAATGAGCTTGGAGAGAAGAAACTTGCTTCGTGCATATGGAGCAGAACTAGTTCTTACTCCAGGCCCTGAAGGAATGAAAGGTGCGATTGCTAAAGCGAATGCACTTGCTGCTGAAAATGGCTATTTCGTACCGCAGCAATTCGAAAATGAAGCAAATCCTGAAGTACACCGTAAAACTACAGGTAAAGAAATCGTGGAACAGATGGATCAGCTTGATGCATTTATTTCAGGTATTGGTACTGGCGGGACAATCACTGGTGCAGGTGAAGTTCTGCGTGAGAAGTTCCCAAATGTAAAAATTTATGCGGTAGAGCCTACTGATTCACCAATTTTATCTGGCGGTAAGCCAGGTCCACATAAGATTCAAGGAATTGGTGCTGGTTTTGTTCCAGCCGTATTAAATACAGAAGTATACGATGAAGTCATCCAAGTTCAAGCGGAAGAAGCTTTTACTGCTTCACGCCGAGCAGCAAAAGAAGAGGGAATCCTAGGTGGGATTTCTTCAGGAGCAGCAATCCATGCCGCTTTAGAAGTTGCTAAGAAGTTAGGAAAAGGTAAAAAGGTGCTTGCGATTATTCCTGATAATGGAGAACGTTATTTAAGTACACCTCTTTACCAATATGAAGGCTAA
- the folB gene encoding dihydroneopterin aldolase encodes MDKIFVNQMEFYGYHGVFPEETRLGQRFIVDLMVLVDLKKAGESDELEHSVNYGELFQVCKEIVEGKPYKLVEAVAETIAASILSQFTLVSEATVKVIKPDPPIPGHYRSVAVEITRRR; translated from the coding sequence TTGGATAAAATATTTGTTAATCAAATGGAGTTTTATGGTTACCATGGCGTTTTTCCTGAAGAAACCAGACTTGGACAACGCTTTATAGTAGATTTGATGGTTCTTGTGGATTTAAAAAAAGCCGGTGAAAGTGATGAATTGGAGCATTCAGTAAACTATGGCGAGTTATTTCAGGTGTGCAAAGAAATAGTTGAGGGAAAGCCGTATAAGCTTGTTGAAGCTGTTGCAGAAACGATAGCAGCATCCATATTAAGTCAATTCACTCTTGTTTCTGAAGCGACTGTAAAAGTTATTAAACCTGATCCACCCATTCCTGGTCATTATCGGTCTGTAGCAGTTGAAATTACGAGGAGAAGATAA
- the folK gene encoding 2-amino-4-hydroxy-6-hydroxymethyldihydropteridine diphosphokinase, with product MGNTAFIALGSNIGNRYDYLTKAIEELAKHPKIQLVNNSSIYETDPVGYEEQDLFLNMVIEVITSFSAHELLDFCLNLEKELGRKREIVWGPRTIDLDILLYNQENIKSEKLIIPHPRMLERNFVMIPLSEIRPDIIIPNIEKPLQAWINELPNKEGVRIWKRKNGEDVFEHIGS from the coding sequence ATGGGAAATACAGCATTTATTGCCCTTGGATCTAATATCGGAAACAGGTATGATTATCTAACAAAGGCAATTGAAGAACTTGCAAAGCATCCAAAAATACAATTGGTAAATAACTCCTCAATTTATGAAACTGACCCTGTCGGATATGAGGAACAAGATTTATTTTTAAATATGGTAATTGAGGTAATAACTTCGTTCAGCGCACATGAGTTGCTAGATTTTTGTTTAAATCTCGAAAAAGAACTTGGTAGAAAGAGGGAAATTGTGTGGGGACCAAGAACAATTGACCTTGACATTCTCCTCTATAATCAAGAAAATATAAAGTCAGAGAAACTAATTATTCCGCATCCACGGATGCTAGAGCGGAATTTTGTCATGATTCCTTTGTCAGAGATCAGACCTGACATAATCATTCCAAATATAGAAAAACCACTTCAAGCATGGATCAATGAATTACCTAACAAAGAAGGAGTCCGGATATGGAAGCGGAAAAATGGGGAAGACGTATTCGAGCATATCGGAAGCTAA
- a CDS encoding CtsR family transcriptional regulator: MRNISDIIEKYLKQVLEMSEQEHVEIKRSEIADKFQCVPSQINYVINTRFTIERGYIVESKRGGGGYIRIMKVQSHDLIDLIDHLLSLFDNRIAQATAEDVIYRLVHEEIITKREAKIMLSVIDRSVLYIDLPFRDELRARMLKAMLTSLKYK; encoded by the coding sequence ATGAGAAACATCTCCGATATTATTGAAAAGTATTTAAAGCAAGTGCTAGAAATGAGTGAACAGGAGCATGTTGAAATAAAGCGAAGTGAGATTGCTGACAAATTTCAATGTGTTCCATCACAAATCAATTATGTCATTAATACGCGCTTTACCATTGAACGAGGGTATATCGTAGAAAGTAAACGTGGGGGAGGCGGGTATATCCGAATCATGAAAGTTCAGTCCCATGATTTAATTGACTTAATTGACCATTTACTATCACTCTTTGATAATCGTATTGCACAAGCTACGGCAGAAGATGTTATATATAGACTTGTCCATGAGGAGATAATCACAAAACGAGAAGCAAAAATTATGTTAAGTGTTATTGATCGTTCTGTCTTGTATATTGATCTTCCATTCCGAGATGAATTAAGAGCAAGAATGTTGAAAGCGATGTTAACATCATTGAAATATAAATAA